A single genomic interval of Sporomusaceae bacterium harbors:
- a CDS encoding TRAP transporter permease codes for MAYKNDDSKNKAAEYAIVPDKTAEQDAEAILAKYDPEFSFRKLKGYWPHLITVLCVIWSFGQLYTAAFGVFPSTLQRAPHVGFALVLIYILYAVSRKRKSVTVPWNDLIMIMLSAGVALYHVVFYEDIINKAGNYDNLDFAVSLAAVLLILEASRRVAGVVITALAAIFLVYAYIGPELPGFLAHPGFTIERIVTFQWLSTEGILGIPIDVSSTFIFLFMLFASFLKRSGIGDWMTNVAVGITGGAVGGPAKAAVIASALQGTISGSSVANVVGTGSVTIPLMKSIGYRREFAGAVEACASTGGQLMPPIMGAAAFIMTEFLNIPYIQIALAAAIPALFYFTGVFISVHLEAKRTGLHGIPKEKLPDWRSLIRTRWTLALPIVAIVAFLTYGFTPMLAALFGLLAIIAVSFLHAETRMSPKDFIQGLEDGARSALPVVVACATAGIIVGVITLSGLGLKMAGGIVALAGGSVYLTLIFTMISSLILGMGVPTTANYIIQSTISAPALIQVGIPPLAAHLFVFYFGIIADITPPVALAAFAASGVAKSEPFRTGFEAFKLGYGAYIVPYVFVMFPSLLFIQFSLPNFIEGFLTTFLGIYAIGACTTGYFHRPCQWWERVALIAGGFMLISPRLEWEIAGAAILVIVYFRQRLVSKSNVSAQA; via the coding sequence ATGGCTTACAAAAACGACGACAGCAAAAATAAAGCCGCCGAATACGCGATCGTTCCCGACAAGACCGCTGAGCAGGATGCCGAAGCCATTCTCGCCAAGTATGATCCCGAATTCAGTTTCCGCAAGCTGAAAGGGTATTGGCCGCACCTCATCACCGTCCTCTGTGTCATCTGGTCGTTCGGCCAACTATACACCGCCGCCTTCGGCGTCTTCCCGTCCACCCTCCAGCGGGCGCCCCACGTAGGCTTCGCCCTTGTCCTCATCTATATACTTTACGCCGTCAGCCGCAAACGCAAAAGCGTGACAGTTCCCTGGAACGACCTCATTATGATTATGCTGTCAGCCGGTGTCGCCCTCTACCATGTCGTTTTTTACGAAGACATCATCAACAAAGCCGGCAACTACGATAACCTCGACTTCGCCGTTTCGCTGGCCGCCGTCCTGCTCATCCTCGAAGCCAGCCGGCGCGTCGCCGGCGTGGTCATCACCGCGCTGGCCGCCATTTTCCTCGTATACGCCTACATCGGCCCCGAACTTCCCGGTTTCCTCGCCCATCCCGGGTTCACAATAGAGCGGATCGTCACCTTCCAGTGGCTGAGCACCGAGGGCATCCTCGGCATCCCGATCGACGTCTCCTCGACCTTCATCTTTCTCTTCATGCTGTTCGCCTCTTTCCTAAAACGATCAGGCATCGGCGACTGGATGACCAACGTCGCCGTCGGCATCACCGGCGGCGCGGTCGGCGGCCCGGCCAAAGCGGCGGTCATCGCCAGCGCCCTGCAGGGAACGATTTCCGGCAGCTCGGTCGCCAATGTCGTCGGCACAGGCTCGGTCACCATACCCCTCATGAAAAGCATCGGCTACCGGCGGGAATTCGCCGGCGCCGTCGAAGCATGCGCCTCCACCGGCGGTCAGCTTATGCCCCCGATCATGGGCGCCGCCGCTTTTATCATGACTGAGTTTCTCAATATACCCTACATTCAGATTGCTCTGGCCGCCGCCATTCCCGCTTTATTTTACTTCACCGGCGTCTTCATCTCCGTCCACCTCGAAGCCAAGCGCACCGGGCTGCACGGCATCCCCAAGGAAAAACTGCCTGACTGGCGTTCCCTGATCAGAACACGCTGGACCCTCGCCCTGCCCATCGTCGCCATTGTCGCCTTTCTGACCTATGGATTCACGCCGATGCTCGCCGCTCTCTTCGGCCTTCTCGCCATCATCGCCGTCTCCTTCCTTCACGCCGAAACGCGGATGAGCCCCAAAGACTTCATCCAGGGGCTTGAGGACGGCGCCCGTTCCGCGCTGCCGGTGGTAGTGGCCTGTGCCACCGCCGGCATCATTGTCGGCGTCATCACCCTCTCCGGCCTCGGCCTCAAGATGGCCGGCGGCATCGTCGCCCTGGCCGGCGGCAGCGTCTACCTCACCCTCATCTTCACCATGATCAGCTCCCTCATCCTCGGAATGGGCGTGCCGACAACCGCCAACTACATCATCCAGTCGACCATCTCCGCTCCCGCCCTCATCCAGGTTGGCATCCCCCCGCTCGCGGCCCACCTGTTCGTCTTCTACTTCGGCATCATCGCCGACATCACCCCGCCCGTGGCCCTGGCCGCCTTCGCCGCCTCCGGCGTCGCCAAATCCGAGCCCTTCCGGACCGGCTTCGAGGCTTTCAAACTCGGCTACGGCGCTTACATCGTACCCTACGTTTTCGTCATGTTCCCCTCGCTGTTGTTCATTCAGTTTTCCCTGCCCAATTTCATTGAAGGATTCCTGACAACCTTCCTCGGCATCTACGCCATCGGCGCCTGCACCACCGGCTACTTCCACAGACCCTGCCAATGGTGGGAGAGGGTGGCGCTTATCGCTGGCGGGTTTATGCTGATATCGCCCCGCCTTGAGTGGGAAATAGCCGGCGCAGCTATTCTGGTTATCGTGTACTTCCGCCAACGCCTGGTTTCCAAAAGCAACGTCAGCGCCCAGGCATAA
- a CDS encoding TAXI family TRAP transporter solute-binding subunit, with amino-acid sequence MHLRKTATLVLALFVLAILAAGCGGGDKQAAKPKTEQMFLLTGSTGGTYFALGGSIANTWNKHLAGKVQITSQPSGASVENIKRLGKGEAHLGMAMNNIADQAWKGEGDAFKDTKAIKNFRTIGVIYPEVYQGFVAADSPVSSIADLKGKKVAIGPTGSGTAVISKDIFAEYGLQFSDFKPEFAGFGDAANKFKDGHIDANFGVLSVPAAAIQDVMTARKIKMVEIKGPTFDKMKAKYPFFSQFVIPAGTYGNEKDVYTVSMQAALYCKADLKDDIVYELTKTFYEKSAEIAAAHAAGKYIKLEKAIDGITTPLHPGAIKYFKEKGVKIPDNLIPK; translated from the coding sequence ATGCACCTTCGGAAAACAGCTACACTGGTCCTCGCGCTATTTGTGCTCGCCATCCTGGCCGCAGGCTGCGGCGGCGGGGACAAACAGGCCGCCAAGCCGAAAACCGAGCAAATGTTCCTGCTGACCGGTTCGACCGGCGGCACATACTTCGCTCTCGGCGGTTCGATCGCCAACACCTGGAACAAGCATCTCGCCGGTAAAGTTCAAATCACCTCACAACCTTCCGGCGCCTCGGTGGAAAATATCAAGCGCCTCGGCAAAGGCGAGGCCCACCTCGGCATGGCCATGAACAACATCGCCGATCAGGCCTGGAAGGGTGAGGGAGATGCCTTCAAGGACACTAAGGCCATCAAGAACTTCCGCACCATCGGCGTCATCTACCCCGAAGTCTATCAGGGCTTCGTCGCCGCCGACAGCCCCGTCAGTTCCATCGCCGACCTCAAAGGCAAGAAAGTGGCCATCGGCCCCACCGGCAGTGGCACAGCCGTAATCTCCAAGGACATTTTCGCCGAGTACGGACTGCAATTCTCCGACTTCAAACCTGAATTCGCCGGCTTCGGCGACGCCGCCAATAAATTCAAAGACGGTCATATCGACGCCAATTTCGGCGTTCTCAGCGTTCCGGCGGCCGCCATCCAGGATGTCATGACCGCCCGCAAGATCAAGATGGTGGAGATCAAAGGGCCGACCTTCGATAAAATGAAGGCCAAATATCCCTTCTTCAGCCAGTTCGTCATCCCCGCCGGCACCTACGGCAACGAGAAAGACGTCTACACCGTGAGCATGCAGGCCGCCCTTTACTGCAAAGCCGACCTCAAGGACGACATTGTCTACGAACTGACCAAGACCTTCTACGAAAAAAGCGCCGAAATAGCCGCCGCGCATGCCGCCGGCAAATACATCAAGCTTGAAAAAGCCATCGACGGCATTACCACTCCGCTCCATCCCGGCGCCATCAAATACTTCAAAGAAAAAGGCGTTAAAATCCCCGACAACCTTATCCCCAAATAA
- a CDS encoding aspartate aminotransferase family protein has translation MDNVFYRSVRKTHMEVDRGEGAYLFDTAGNKYLDACCGAAVANLGHAHPEVVKAMTEQAQKVAFSHLSRWTSQPIRELADLVSSLAPGSLNKLYLVSGGSEATESALKMARQYYLERDGKTSKYRLISRWKAFHGNTIGSLSMTGDKRRKKYAPLLLNFPKAAQCYCYRCDFGERPETCGARCAYDLERILKLEGADTIAGFVAEPVVGAACGALVPHPQYFKIVRQICDKYDILFIDDEVMAGFGRTGTMFAIDDYGVIPDMICVAKGMSAGYAPLGGVIVKDEIFDAFVKGSGIFVHGHTYGGNPLASAVAVAVVKILIRDKIAENSRVVGKYLLEKLQEKVLPFWFVGDVRGKGLMQGLEFVRDKKTKEPFPVAQGVAEKVTQKLVKHGIIVYPGTGNADGENGDQFLLAPPLNITKDQADEIVAAMVAGFGELNQELR, from the coding sequence ATGGATAACGTCTTTTACCGCAGTGTGCGTAAGACGCACATGGAGGTGGATCGCGGGGAAGGGGCCTACCTGTTCGACACCGCCGGCAATAAGTACCTTGACGCCTGCTGCGGAGCGGCCGTAGCCAACCTGGGTCACGCCCATCCCGAGGTTGTGAAGGCCATGACCGAGCAGGCCCAGAAGGTCGCGTTCAGCCACCTGTCGCGCTGGACTTCGCAGCCCATCCGGGAGCTGGCGGATCTCGTCAGCAGCCTGGCTCCCGGCTCGCTGAACAAGCTTTATCTGGTGTCCGGGGGCTCGGAGGCAACCGAGTCGGCGCTGAAGATGGCCCGCCAGTATTATCTCGAACGGGACGGAAAAACGAGCAAATACCGTCTTATTTCCCGCTGGAAGGCTTTTCACGGCAACACGATCGGCTCGTTGTCGATGACCGGGGACAAGCGGCGGAAGAAATACGCCCCGCTGCTGCTCAACTTCCCCAAGGCGGCCCAGTGTTACTGCTACCGCTGCGATTTCGGCGAAAGACCCGAGACGTGCGGCGCGAGGTGCGCGTATGATCTGGAGAGAATCCTGAAGCTCGAGGGCGCGGACACTATCGCGGGCTTCGTCGCCGAGCCGGTGGTGGGCGCGGCCTGCGGCGCGCTGGTTCCCCATCCGCAGTATTTCAAAATCGTTCGCCAGATCTGCGACAAATACGACATCCTGTTTATTGACGACGAGGTGATGGCCGGCTTCGGGCGAACAGGCACGATGTTTGCCATCGACGACTACGGGGTGATCCCGGACATGATTTGCGTCGCTAAGGGGATGAGCGCCGGCTACGCGCCGCTTGGCGGCGTCATCGTCAAGGACGAGATCTTCGACGCCTTTGTGAAGGGGTCGGGCATCTTTGTCCACGGCCACACCTATGGCGGCAACCCGCTGGCGTCGGCGGTGGCGGTGGCGGTGGTGAAAATCCTCATCCGCGACAAGATCGCCGAAAACTCCCGCGTCGTCGGCAAGTACCTGCTGGAGAAGCTACAGGAGAAGGTGCTGCCGTTTTGGTTCGTAGGCGACGTACGCGGCAAGGGCCTTATGCAAGGACTCGAGTTCGTCCGCGACAAGAAGACCAAGGAGCCGTTCCCAGTGGCCCAGGGGGTCGCGGAGAAGGTGACTCAAAAACTTGTCAAGCACGGTATAATCGTCTACCCCGGCACCGGCAACGCCGACGGGGAAAACGGCGACCAGTTCCTGCTGGCGCCGCCGCTGAACATTACCAAGGACCAGGCCGACGAGATCGTCGCCGCCATGGTGGCGGGGTTCGGCGAGCTCAATCAGGAATTACGATAA
- a CDS encoding 3-keto-5-aminohexanoate cleavage protein → MEKLIITVAPTGNVPTRDMTPHVPLTPEAVANDALECYRAGASVCHIHARDDEGKPTHLRSYFAAIFKAMDATGCPIIRQISTGARAGKTLEDRAQPLELNPASASLSTGSSNFPNSANVNDPPLVRFLAKTMLERNIKPEIEVFDTAMIQNALDFKKEGLLKDPLQFNLVMGVKGSQPATAKQLFHLVESLPPDCVWSVSVVGPAHVPLSTVALALGGHVRVGLEDNVYYSKGVLATNLSLVRRIADIARAFGREIATPEDAKRILGL, encoded by the coding sequence ATGGAGAAGCTGATTATCACCGTCGCTCCCACCGGCAACGTCCCCACCCGCGATATGACGCCCCACGTACCGCTCACGCCGGAAGCGGTCGCCAACGACGCGTTGGAGTGCTACCGGGCGGGCGCCTCGGTCTGCCACATCCACGCCCGCGACGACGAAGGCAAACCGACCCACCTGCGCAGCTACTTCGCAGCGATCTTCAAAGCAATGGACGCCACCGGCTGCCCGATCATCCGCCAGATCTCGACGGGGGCCAGGGCGGGAAAAACGCTGGAGGACCGGGCGCAGCCGCTGGAGCTCAATCCCGCGTCGGCAAGCCTGTCTACAGGGTCGTCGAACTTTCCCAATTCGGCCAACGTCAACGATCCCCCGCTTGTCCGCTTCCTGGCCAAGACAATGCTGGAACGTAATATCAAGCCGGAGATCGAGGTTTTCGACACGGCCATGATCCAGAACGCCCTTGACTTCAAGAAGGAGGGCCTGCTGAAGGATCCGCTGCAGTTCAACCTGGTTATGGGCGTCAAGGGCTCTCAGCCGGCGACCGCCAAACAGCTCTTCCACCTCGTCGAGAGCCTGCCGCCGGATTGCGTTTGGTCGGTTTCCGTTGTCGGCCCGGCCCATGTGCCGCTCTCGACCGTCGCTCTGGCCCTGGGCGGGCACGTGCGGGTAGGACTGGAGGACAACGTCTACTATTCGAAAGGCGTCCTGGCGACAAACCTGTCGCTGGTCAGACGGATCGCGGACATCGCCAGGGCCTTCGGCCGGGAGATCGCGACCCCTGAGGACGCAAAGAGAATACTCGGGCTGTGA
- a CDS encoding MurR/RpiR family transcriptional regulator, producing MLEGSNMQQLGKKIQEHFFEMSPKQKKIAEYISNNYDKAVFQTAKQLSHEVGVSEATVVRFAVVLGYDGYPQLVKAMSEMVRDRITTVERLEFSLKTPQGSILKDVMEHDIANIKLTLEELDLPSFLEAVKSMTRAKHIYIVALRSAASLGTFLHFYLQILLKNSRLITKADTLFEDLASVGPDDLVIGISFRRYTRQTVEGMSFCREKGARTMAITDDHTSALVKHSSIVLLAKRDMSTFIDSFVAPLSLINALVVAVGTERPKHTRQTLAEFEAIWQKQNIYHKD from the coding sequence ATGTTGGAGGGCAGCAATATGCAGCAACTAGGGAAAAAGATACAGGAACATTTCTTCGAGATGAGTCCGAAGCAAAAAAAAATTGCCGAGTACATATCGAACAATTATGATAAGGCGGTCTTCCAGACCGCCAAGCAGTTATCCCATGAAGTGGGCGTAAGCGAGGCCACCGTGGTTCGCTTCGCCGTGGTGCTCGGCTATGACGGCTATCCCCAGTTGGTCAAGGCGATGAGCGAGATGGTGCGCGACCGGATTACCACCGTGGAGCGCCTGGAGTTTTCCCTCAAGACCCCGCAGGGCTCCATCCTCAAAGACGTGATGGAGCACGATATCGCCAATATCAAGCTCACGCTCGAGGAACTCGACCTGCCCAGCTTTCTCGAGGCGGTCAAGAGCATGACCCGCGCTAAGCACATCTACATCGTCGCCCTCAGAAGCGCGGCGTCTCTGGGGACCTTCCTGCACTTCTACCTCCAGATCCTGCTTAAAAACAGCCGTCTGATAACCAAGGCCGACACCCTGTTTGAGGACTTGGCCAGCGTCGGCCCGGACGACCTGGTTATCGGCATTTCCTTCCGCCGCTACACTCGCCAAACCGTCGAAGGTATGAGCTTCTGCCGCGAAAAGGGCGCCCGCACGATGGCGATTACCGACGACCATACCTCTGCGCTGGTCAAGCACAGCAGTATTGTTCTGCTCGCCAAACGCGACATGTCCACTTTTATCGATTCCTTCGTCGCGCCGCTGTCGCTCATCAACGCCCTCGTCGTCGCCGTGGGCACGGAGCGTCCCAAGCATACCAGGCAGACGCTCGCCGAGTTCGAAGCCATCTGGCAGAAGCAGAACATCTACCACAAAGACTAG
- a CDS encoding UbiX family flavin prenyltransferase: MRIIVGISGASGVILGVNLLEALARHTDCETHLVVTKGAEATFPYETNMCIDEVGRLATHYHAIDDMAAPISSGSFKTDGMVIVPCSMKTLAGVVTGYSDNLLLRAADVCLKERRRVVLVPREMPLSSIHLGNMREASRHGCIIMPAMMTFYNKPQTIQDMVNHLIGKIMMSFDLPFPDFMPWK; the protein is encoded by the coding sequence ATGCGGATTATTGTCGGAATCTCGGGCGCCAGTGGCGTTATTCTTGGGGTAAATCTGCTTGAAGCGTTAGCGCGGCATACGGATTGCGAGACACATCTCGTAGTCACCAAAGGCGCAGAAGCGACCTTCCCGTATGAAACCAATATGTGTATCGACGAAGTAGGCCGGTTGGCCACTCATTATCATGCTATCGATGATATGGCGGCGCCGATTTCCAGCGGTTCCTTTAAGACGGACGGAATGGTCATAGTGCCGTGCAGTATGAAGACGCTTGCCGGCGTGGTCACCGGGTATTCCGACAATTTGCTCCTGCGGGCGGCCGACGTCTGTTTAAAGGAAAGACGGCGCGTCGTTCTCGTTCCCCGAGAGATGCCCTTAAGTTCCATACACCTCGGCAATATGCGGGAAGCCTCCCGGCATGGCTGCATCATAATGCCGGCAATGATGACCTTCTATAATAAGCCCCAGACCATTCAAGACATGGTCAACCATTTGATCGGAAAAATCATGATGTCGTTTGATCTCCCCTTCCCGGATTTTATGCCATGGAAGTAG